One region of Sphingomonas abietis genomic DNA includes:
- a CDS encoding integration host factor subunit alpha has translation MADLQTLTRADLSDEVHREIGLSRADSSAMVEKVLGLMCEAMSNGENVKISGFGTFVLRDKGERVGRNPKTGIEVPIAPRRVLTFRASNMLRDRIAEAD, from the coding sequence TTGGCCGACCTTCAGACCTTGACCCGTGCCGACCTCAGCGACGAGGTTCATCGCGAGATCGGGCTTTCGCGTGCCGATTCCTCGGCGATGGTCGAAAAAGTGCTCGGCCTGATGTGCGAGGCGATGTCGAACGGCGAGAACGTCAAGATTTCCGGTTTCGGCACCTTCGTGCTGCGCGACAAGGGCGAGCGGGTCGGCCGCAATCCCAAGACCGGCATCGAGGTGCCGATCGCGCCGCGCCGGGTGCTGACCTTCCGCGCTTCCAACATGCTGCGCGATCGCATCGCCGAGGCGGATTGA
- a CDS encoding pyridoxal phosphate-dependent aminotransferase, protein MRYTSEALDRIQPSATLAMTSRVLDLKRQGIDIIGLAAGEPDFDTPDYVKDAAIEAIRAGKTKYTNVDGTAELKEAIAAKFQRDNGLVYAANEISVNVGGKHTLFNALVATIDKGDEVIIPAPYWVSYPDIVAYAGGTPVVIAAGANQNYKILPEQLEAAITPKTRWVILNSPSNPTGAAYSAAELKALGEVLERHPQVFVLTDDMYEHILYDDFQFATIAQVCPSLYERTLTVNGTSKAYAMTGWRIGFAGGPAWLIKAMAKLQSQSTSNPCSIAQSAATAALNGDHGFLKERTVAFQRRRDLVVAGLNAVPGIHCPTPEGAFYVYPDVSGLIGKTTPKGVTIENDTALVGYLLDEARVAPVQGAAFGLSPAFRISYATSDAILTEACHRIAEAVSALR, encoded by the coding sequence ATGCGATACACGTCGGAAGCGCTCGACCGCATCCAGCCGTCCGCCACGCTCGCCATGACCAGCCGGGTGCTGGACCTGAAGCGTCAGGGGATCGACATCATCGGCCTCGCTGCCGGCGAACCCGATTTCGACACGCCCGACTATGTGAAGGACGCCGCGATCGAGGCGATCCGCGCCGGCAAGACCAAATACACCAATGTCGACGGCACCGCCGAGCTGAAGGAGGCGATCGCCGCCAAGTTCCAGCGCGACAACGGCCTCGTCTATGCGGCCAACGAGATCAGCGTGAACGTCGGCGGCAAGCACACTTTGTTCAACGCGCTCGTCGCCACCATCGACAAGGGCGACGAGGTGATCATCCCGGCGCCCTATTGGGTGAGCTATCCGGACATCGTCGCTTATGCCGGCGGCACCCCGGTGGTGATCGCGGCCGGTGCGAACCAGAATTACAAGATCCTGCCCGAGCAGCTGGAGGCGGCGATCACGCCGAAGACGCGCTGGGTGATCCTCAACTCGCCGTCCAACCCGACCGGCGCGGCTTACTCGGCCGCCGAGCTGAAGGCGCTGGGCGAGGTGCTGGAGCGCCACCCGCAAGTCTTCGTGCTGACCGACGACATGTATGAGCACATCCTCTACGACGATTTCCAGTTCGCCACGATCGCGCAGGTCTGCCCATCGCTTTACGAGCGCACGCTGACCGTCAACGGCACCTCCAAGGCCTATGCGATGACCGGCTGGCGGATCGGCTTCGCGGGTGGCCCGGCGTGGCTGATCAAGGCGATGGCCAAGCTCCAGTCGCAATCGACCTCCAACCCCTGCTCGATCGCCCAGTCGGCGGCGACGGCGGCGCTGAACGGCGATCATGGCTTCCTCAAGGAGCGCACCGTCGCCTTCCAGCGCCGTCGCGATCTGGTGGTGGCCGGGCTGAACGCGGTGCCGGGCATCCACTGCCCGACGCCTGAAGGCGCCTTCTATGTCTATCCGGACGTCTCCGGCCTGATCGGCAAGACGACGCCCAAGGGCGTGACGATCGAGAATGACACGGCACTGGTCGGCTATCTGCTCGACGAGGCGAGGGTCGCCCCGGTGCAGGGCGCGGCCTTCGGCCTCTCGCCGGCGTTCCGCATCAGCTACGCGACATCCGATGCGATCCTGACCGAGGCGTGCCACCGCATCGCGGAGGCGGTGTCGGCGCTGCGCTGA
- a CDS encoding beta-ketoacyl-ACP synthase III, translating into MTIRAFIAGTGSALPRRRVTNAELTETVDTSDAWIVERTGIRARYIAGDDETTASLAADAARKALADAGIDAAEIGLIVLATATPDQTFPSSATKVQAMLGIADCVAFDVQAVCSGFLYALSVAESMIRGGTAKAAIVIGAETFSRILDWEDRATCVLFGDGAGAVVLKAEDGPENPAEARGVLAAKLHADGRHNELLYVDGGPSTTQTVGKLRMKGREVFRHAVVNLANVLGEVLSELNLTAADIDWLVPHQANARILDATARKLDLSPDRVVVTVDQHANTSAASVPLALDVAVKDGRIKRGDLLVLEAMGGGFTWGAAVIRF; encoded by the coding sequence ATGACCATCCGCGCCTTCATCGCCGGCACCGGCTCCGCCCTGCCCAGACGCCGCGTCACCAACGCGGAGCTGACCGAAACCGTCGACACCTCGGACGCGTGGATCGTCGAGCGCACCGGCATCCGCGCGCGCTACATTGCGGGCGACGACGAGACCACCGCGAGCCTCGCCGCCGACGCCGCGCGCAAGGCATTGGCGGACGCCGGCATCGACGCCGCCGAGATCGGCCTGATCGTGCTCGCCACCGCGACGCCGGACCAGACCTTTCCCTCGTCCGCCACCAAGGTGCAGGCGATGCTGGGCATCGCCGACTGCGTCGCCTTCGACGTGCAAGCCGTGTGCTCGGGCTTCCTCTACGCGCTGTCGGTCGCCGAGAGCATGATCCGGGGCGGCACCGCCAAGGCCGCGATCGTGATCGGCGCCGAGACCTTCAGCCGCATCCTCGACTGGGAAGATCGCGCCACCTGCGTGCTGTTCGGCGACGGCGCCGGCGCCGTGGTGCTGAAGGCCGAGGACGGCCCCGAAAATCCCGCCGAGGCGCGCGGCGTGCTCGCCGCCAAGCTCCATGCCGACGGGCGCCATAACGAGCTGCTCTATGTCGATGGCGGCCCCTCGACCACGCAGACCGTCGGCAAGCTCCGCATGAAGGGGCGCGAGGTGTTCCGCCACGCCGTCGTCAACCTCGCCAATGTGCTCGGCGAAGTGCTGTCCGAGCTGAACCTTACCGCCGCCGATATCGACTGGCTGGTGCCGCACCAGGCCAATGCCCGCATCCTCGATGCGACCGCCCGCAAGCTCGACCTGTCGCCCGATCGCGTCGTCGTGACCGTCGACCAGCACGCCAACACGTCCGCCGCCTCGGTGCCGCTGGCGCTCGACGTCGCGGTGAAGGACGGGCGGATCAAGCGCGGCGATCTGCTCGTGCTGGAGGCAATGGGCGGCGGCTTCACATGGGGCGCTGCGGTCATCCGATTCTAA
- a CDS encoding MerR family transcriptional regulator: MADKSDTAFRTIGEVSGEIGVPQHVLRYWETRFPQLKPITRAGNRRYYRPEDVALVRRIHGLLNGQGYTVKGVQKLLAAKGGGAPADAAAEVPVSTPATAPMALPIDELKAIRALLAEALAAA; the protein is encoded by the coding sequence ATGGCCGACAAGTCCGACACCGCCTTCCGCACGATCGGAGAGGTTTCGGGCGAGATCGGCGTGCCGCAGCATGTCCTGCGTTATTGGGAAACCCGTTTCCCCCAGCTCAAGCCGATCACCCGCGCCGGCAATCGCCGTTATTACCGCCCCGAGGACGTCGCGCTGGTGCGGCGCATCCATGGTCTGCTCAACGGGCAGGGCTATACGGTGAAGGGCGTGCAGAAGCTGCTGGCGGCCAAGGGCGGCGGCGCGCCGGCGGATGCGGCGGCCGAAGTGCCCGTATCCACACCCGCCACGGCGCCCATGGCGTTGCCGATCGATGAACTGAAGGCGATTCGCGCGCTGCTGGCCGAGGCGCTGGCCGCCGCCTGA
- the rpmF gene encoding 50S ribosomal protein L32, translated as MAVPKRKTSPSKRNMRRSHDALTVQSFQECPNCGELKRPHNLCNACGHYNGREIVSVEA; from the coding sequence ATGGCCGTCCCCAAGCGAAAGACCTCGCCTTCCAAGCGCAACATGCGCCGCAGCCACGATGCGTTGACCGTGCAGTCCTTCCAGGAATGCCCGAACTGCGGCGAACTCAAGCGTCCGCACAATCTGTGCAACGCCTGCGGCCACTATAATGGCCGCGAGATCGTCTCGGTCGAGGCCTGA
- a CDS encoding MAPEG family protein — translation MLPVTLTFAGAAALINIWLAIRVVQIRRSGKVLHGDGENRLLLCRMRAQANFIEYTPFVLILMGLLELAGEPKPWLRAIGYLYIAARLAHPFGMDSAKPHPLRLVGALVTWLVLVVLALWAIWVGAHPPAETIHYL, via the coding sequence ATGCTGCCCGTCACTCTTACTTTCGCGGGCGCCGCCGCGCTGATCAACATCTGGCTGGCGATTCGCGTCGTACAGATTCGCCGCTCGGGCAAGGTGCTCCATGGCGATGGCGAGAATCGGCTGCTGCTCTGCCGGATGCGGGCGCAGGCCAATTTCATCGAATATACCCCGTTCGTGCTGATCCTGATGGGACTGCTCGAGCTGGCGGGCGAGCCGAAGCCGTGGCTGCGTGCGATCGGCTATCTTTATATCGCGGCGCGGCTGGCGCATCCGTTCGGCATGGACAGCGCCAAGCCGCACCCGCTGCGGCTGGTCGGCGCGCTCGTCACCTGGCTCGTTCTGGTGGTGCTGGCGCTGTGGGCGATCTGGGTCGGCGCCCATCCGCCGGCCGAGACCATCCATTATCTGTGA
- a CDS encoding MBL fold metallo-hydrolase yields MTDKPPVPPLPPLRAAIVPVTPLQQNCTLLWCTKTMRGAFVDPGGDLDKLEAAAAQHGVTIEKLLITHGHIDHCGQAGILAEKLGVPIEGPQEADRFWIARLDDDRASFGLQGRPFEPTRWLEDGDEVTVGELTLSVRHTPGHTPGHVVFHHAPSRFAIVGDVLFRGSIGRTDFPLGDHDTLIASITERLWPMGDDVAFVPGHGPTSTFGHERASNPFVADTRFG; encoded by the coding sequence ATGACCGACAAGCCCCCCGTCCCCCCGCTGCCCCCGCTTCGCGCCGCCATCGTGCCGGTCACGCCCCTCCAGCAGAATTGCACCCTGCTATGGTGTACGAAGACGATGCGCGGCGCCTTCGTCGATCCCGGGGGCGATCTCGACAAGCTGGAGGCCGCCGCCGCCCAGCATGGCGTGACCATCGAGAAATTGCTGATCACCCACGGCCATATCGATCATTGCGGGCAGGCCGGCATCCTGGCCGAGAAGCTCGGCGTGCCGATCGAAGGCCCGCAGGAGGCGGATCGCTTCTGGATCGCCCGGCTGGACGACGATCGGGCCAGCTTCGGACTCCAGGGCAGACCGTTCGAGCCGACCCGCTGGCTGGAGGATGGCGACGAGGTGACCGTCGGCGAACTCACCCTGTCCGTCCGCCACACGCCGGGCCACACGCCCGGCCATGTCGTCTTCCACCATGCCCCGTCGCGATTCGCGATCGTCGGCGACGTGCTGTTCCGCGGCTCGATCGGGCGCACCGATTTCCCGCTCGGCGATCACGACACGCTGATCGCCTCGATCACCGAGCGGCTGTGGCCGATGGGCGACGATGTCGCGTTCGTGCCGGGCCACGGCCCGACCTCCACCTTCGGCCACGAGCGAGCGAGCAATCCCTTCGTCGCCGACACCCGATTCGGCTGA
- the pabB gene encoding aminodeoxychorismate synthase component I: MTLDRSRPFVLLDDARREGAAPARLYRDPIEAVATDDPARLANCLAALRYATKHGLHAAGWIAYDAGALAEAPVAADGAAPRTPLLWFGLFERFEEIGPADIAALLPDPAGAWAGSPRPAIDRAAYLSAFARVKDYIAAGDIYQANLTFRATVPVAGDPLALYARIRNRAAAGWGGIVHDGRTTMLSFSPEMFFRLDGRRLEARPMKGTAARDTDPASLAADPKQRAENLMIVDLIRNDLARIAVPGSVCVPELFTVETYPTLHQMTSTVVADLAEGADALSVLEAAFPCGSITGAPKLRAMEVAAEVESDRRGLYTGAIGRLDAGGGAAFNVAIRTLTIGEDGAASIGLGSGIVADSEGDDEWRECLAKGAFVAAACPRFDLIETMAFDPHEGFPDLERHVARAWRSADALGFTFDRHDLRNELQAATFRLRDPARVRILLSPAGRIAIEVRTAPAPVDGVVVAPVVPLPVAADDFRLAHKTSDRGFYDAARGDHFEVVFVRPDGLLTEGSFTSLFVARDGVLLTPPLARGLLPGILRQRLIEQGEAIEADLRIADLRDEFLLGNALRGLIRARLP, from the coding sequence ATGACGCTCGACCGATCCCGCCCCTTCGTGCTGCTCGACGATGCCCGCCGCGAGGGCGCTGCCCCGGCGCGGCTCTATCGCGATCCGATCGAGGCGGTGGCGACCGACGATCCGGCCAGGCTCGCCAATTGTCTGGCGGCGCTCCGTTATGCGACCAAGCACGGCCTGCACGCCGCCGGCTGGATCGCCTATGATGCCGGGGCGCTGGCCGAGGCGCCGGTAGCGGCCGATGGCGCCGCGCCGCGCACGCCGCTGCTCTGGTTCGGTCTGTTCGAGCGGTTCGAGGAGATCGGCCCGGCGGATATCGCCGCATTGCTGCCCGATCCTGCCGGCGCATGGGCGGGATCGCCCCGGCCGGCGATCGATCGCGCGGCCTATCTCTCCGCCTTCGCGCGGGTGAAGGACTATATCGCGGCCGGCGACATCTATCAGGCCAACCTCACATTCCGGGCGACGGTGCCGGTCGCGGGCGACCCGCTCGCGCTTTACGCCCGCATCCGCAACCGGGCCGCGGCGGGCTGGGGCGGCATCGTCCATGACGGCCGGACCACGATGCTGAGCTTTTCGCCGGAGATGTTCTTCCGGCTCGACGGCCGGCGGCTGGAGGCGCGGCCGATGAAGGGCACGGCGGCGCGGGACACCGATCCGGCGAGCCTCGCCGCCGATCCCAAGCAACGCGCCGAAAATCTGATGATCGTCGATCTGATCCGCAACGATCTCGCGCGGATCGCGGTGCCCGGCAGCGTGTGCGTGCCCGAGCTGTTCACCGTCGAGACCTATCCGACGCTCCACCAGATGACCTCCACCGTCGTTGCCGATCTGGCCGAGGGCGCCGACGCGCTGTCCGTGCTGGAGGCCGCCTTCCCATGCGGATCGATCACCGGCGCGCCCAAGCTGCGGGCGATGGAGGTGGCAGCAGAGGTCGAATCGGATCGGCGCGGCCTCTACACCGGCGCGATCGGGCGGCTCGATGCGGGCGGCGGCGCGGCGTTCAACGTCGCGATCCGGACCCTGACGATCGGCGAGGACGGCGCCGCGTCGATCGGCCTGGGTTCCGGCATCGTCGCCGATTCGGAAGGCGACGACGAGTGGCGCGAATGCCTGGCCAAGGGCGCGTTCGTGGCGGCCGCCTGCCCGCGGTTCGATCTGATCGAGACGATGGCGTTCGATCCGCACGAGGGCTTTCCCGATCTCGAGCGCCATGTCGCCCGCGCCTGGCGCTCGGCCGATGCGCTCGGCTTCACCTTCGATCGCCACGATCTGCGCAATGAATTGCAGGCGGCGACGTTCAGGCTGCGCGATCCGGCACGGGTCCGCATCCTGCTGTCGCCCGCTGGCCGGATCGCGATCGAGGTGAGGACCGCCCCCGCTCCGGTGGACGGCGTGGTGGTGGCGCCGGTGGTGCCCTTGCCCGTTGCGGCGGACGACTTCCGGCTCGCACACAAGACGAGCGATCGCGGCTTCTACGATGCGGCGCGCGGCGATCATTTCGAGGTGGTGTTCGTGCGTCCCGACGGCCTGCTGACCGAAGGCAGCTTCACCAGCCTGTTCGTGGCGCGGGACGGGGTTCTGCTGACCCCGCCGCTCGCCCGTGGCCTGCTGCCCGGCATCCTGCGCCAGCGCCTGATCGAGCAGGGCGAGGCGATCGAGGCCGATCTGCGGATCGCGGACCTGCGCGACGAATTCTTGCTCGGCAACGCGCTGCGGGGACTGATTCGCGCACGATTGCCCTGA
- the plsX gene encoding phosphate acyltransferase PlsX, whose amino-acid sequence MDAPRIAIDAMGGDAGAATMLAGAALALTSFPDLTFLIVGDEATIRAELARLPKLAAVSEIRHAPDRITGDDKPSQAIRRAKTTSMGLAIAAVKDGAAGGAVSAGNTGALMAMAKLSLRTLPGIDRPALAAIMPSLGDNDVVMLDLGANTECDADNLVQFALMGAAYSRVALDIERPKTALLNIGTEEMKGTDALKEAAAKLRAHPTLPLDFIGNVEADRINRGGVDVVVSDGFSGNIALKAIEGTARFVTDLLRRSFLSSFRSKMGFLLSKPALHLLRVHLDPNNHNGAVFLGLNGIVVKSHGSADAKGVANAIGVAAKLVRDDLNRLIAEDLADYRAASQPPAPQPIAAQ is encoded by the coding sequence GTGGACGCGCCGCGAATCGCCATCGATGCGATGGGAGGAGACGCAGGTGCGGCCACCATGCTGGCAGGTGCCGCGCTGGCACTCACCAGCTTTCCTGACCTGACCTTCCTGATCGTCGGCGACGAGGCCACGATCCGGGCCGAGCTTGCACGCCTGCCCAAGCTGGCGGCAGTCAGCGAGATTCGTCACGCGCCCGACCGGATCACCGGCGACGACAAGCCGTCGCAGGCGATTCGGCGCGCCAAGACGACATCGATGGGCCTCGCCATCGCCGCCGTGAAGGACGGCGCGGCGGGCGGCGCGGTGTCGGCCGGCAACACCGGCGCGCTGATGGCGATGGCGAAGCTTTCGCTGCGCACGCTGCCGGGCATCGACAGGCCGGCACTGGCCGCGATCATGCCGTCGCTCGGCGACAATGACGTGGTCATGCTCGATCTCGGCGCCAACACCGAATGCGATGCCGACAATCTCGTGCAGTTCGCCCTGATGGGTGCCGCCTATTCGCGCGTCGCGCTGGATATCGAGCGGCCCAAGACGGCCCTGCTCAACATCGGCACCGAGGAGATGAAGGGGACGGACGCGCTCAAGGAGGCGGCCGCCAAGCTGCGCGCGCATCCGACCCTGCCGTTGGACTTCATCGGCAATGTCGAGGCGGATCGGATCAATCGCGGCGGCGTCGATGTCGTGGTGTCCGATGGCTTCTCCGGCAACATCGCGCTGAAGGCGATCGAGGGCACCGCCCGCTTCGTCACCGATCTGCTGCGCCGGTCCTTCCTGTCGAGCTTCCGCTCGAAGATGGGTTTCCTGCTGTCGAAGCCGGCGCTGCACCTGCTGCGCGTCCATCTCGATCCCAATAATCACAATGGCGCCGTCTTCCTGGGCCTCAACGGCATCGTCGTGAAGAGTCACGGCAGCGCTGACGCCAAGGGGGTCGCCAATGCGATCGGCGTCGCCGCCAAGCTGGTGCGCGACGATCTCAATCGCCTGATCGCCGAGGATCTGGCCGATTATCGCGCCGCCTCGCAGCCGCCCGCCCCCCAGCCGATCGCCGCCCAATGA